A section of the Chryseobacterium scophthalmum genome encodes:
- a CDS encoding DUF4348 domain-containing protein, which produces MKIFKIIFINIFIFLFFISCHQQKNCGSDFNAFIEKFKKDSTFQKQHIDFPMMEYYSDEDFPMDILERMTTEDSYSFIDIENDLPKELRNKDLYDVHINQNQDTIYYQKIGKQNSINITYKFRCTQKTYRLIEIEDLTD; this is translated from the coding sequence ATGAAAATCTTTAAAATAATTTTCATCAATATCTTTATTTTTCTATTCTTTATATCTTGTCATCAGCAAAAAAACTGTGGTTCAGATTTTAATGCATTCATAGAAAAATTTAAAAAAGACAGCACCTTTCAAAAACAACACATCGATTTTCCGATGATGGAATATTATTCTGACGAAGATTTCCCGATGGATATTCTTGAAAGAATGACAACGGAAGACAGCTACAGTTTTATTGATATAGAAAATGATTTACCTAAAGAATTAAGAAATAAAGATTTGTATGATGTTCACATCAACCAAAATCAGGATACCATTTATTATCAAAAAATTGGGAAACAGAACAGCATTAATATTACCTACAAATTCAGATGCACTCAAAAAACGTATCGCCTCATAGAAATAGAAGATCTGACCGATTAA
- a CDS encoding PEGA domain-containing protein, whose amino-acid sequence MKRTLSLVLGLSIVLSTTSCASIFTGTKDSIAFTTTPEGAKVIHKGKEKCTTPCSAEIPRGLGKQMVMFEKEGFQTKEVKLTKTFNPVTLLNILLGGAIGVGIDAATGSLTKYSPKSYTVDLESK is encoded by the coding sequence ATGAAAAGAACTTTATCACTTGTTTTAGGTTTAAGCATTGTACTTTCTACAACATCTTGCGCAAGTATTTTTACAGGAACCAAAGATTCAATCGCATTTACCACAACGCCGGAAGGTGCAAAAGTAATCCATAAAGGAAAAGAAAAATGTACAACACCTTGTAGTGCAGAAATTCCGAGAGGTTTGGGTAAGCAGATGGTAATGTTTGAAAAAGAAGGTTTCCAAACTAAAGAAGTGAAATTGACAAAAACTTTTAATCCGGTAACACTTTTAAACATTCTTCTTGGTGGAGCAATCGGCGTAGGAATTGACGCTGCAACGGGATCGCTTACAAAATACAGCCCTAAAAGTTATACAGTTGATTTAGAATCTAAATAA
- a CDS encoding GNAT family N-acetyltransferase, giving the protein MKNSKSLPKIIFSERLILIPFTKEICNEILKNQFKTIEILGLKKGKNWPDLDILETLPKIIINLSKVLAPTGFESWMIIKKDTNEIVGDIGFKGLNETNMTCDIGYGIIEVERKKGYAEEASKSLINYISNINSSINITASTLIENNPSIKLLQKLNFIEINRNETFIYWKLSK; this is encoded by the coding sequence TTGAAAAATTCCAAATCACTTCCAAAGATTATATTTTCTGAAAGATTAATTCTCATTCCTTTTACTAAAGAAATTTGCAATGAAATTTTAAAAAATCAATTTAAAACTATCGAAATTTTAGGGCTAAAAAAAGGAAAAAACTGGCCAGACCTAGATATTTTAGAAACACTACCCAAAATCATTATTAATCTGTCTAAAGTTTTAGCTCCCACAGGATTTGAATCTTGGATGATAATAAAAAAAGATACTAATGAAATTGTTGGTGATATTGGATTCAAAGGATTAAATGAAACTAATATGACCTGTGATATTGGATATGGAATTATTGAAGTTGAACGTAAAAAAGGATATGCCGAAGAAGCTTCAAAATCACTAATTAATTATATTTCAAATATTAATTCTTCAATTAATATAACCGCATCAACACTTATTGAAAATAATCCATCTATAAAACTATTGCAAAAATTAAATTTTATAGAAATTAATCGAAACGAAACTTTTATTTATTGGAAGTTATCAAAATAG
- a CDS encoding tetratricopeptide repeat protein: MNNIDQRLENVKKLQAKRWENEDHWDDINDLLVKELEDILTIETQNISALVNLGAILCDSGEYETALVILKIALDLGSEDKNLYTNLAIVMVDMGMNPEEYHEYLEIAENMSENPLTFKAYFDPHAY, translated from the coding sequence ATGAATAATATAGACCAAAGACTGGAAAATGTAAAAAAACTTCAGGCAAAAAGATGGGAAAATGAAGATCATTGGGACGACATCAATGATCTTTTGGTTAAAGAGCTTGAAGATATTCTGACCATTGAAACTCAAAATATATCTGCTTTGGTTAATCTTGGTGCTATTTTATGTGATTCGGGTGAATATGAAACTGCTCTCGTTATTTTAAAAATCGCATTAGATTTGGGTTCAGAAGATAAAAATCTGTACACCAATCTTGCCATCGTGATGGTTGATATGGGTATGAATCCCGAAGAATATCATGAATATTTGGAAATTGCCGAAAATATGAGCGAAAACCCACTCACTTTTAAGGCGTATTTTGATCCACATGCTTATTAA
- a CDS encoding winged helix-turn-helix transcriptional regulator: protein MKKESSTNSANDTILQNYCNAHKILSKISGRWKVSILFALNENILSYSDFKTALPSSITDRILAKQLKELQEAELIENNKDKTKSEYFLTETGKKVLSLLQYINELDFN from the coding sequence ATGAAAAAAGAAAGCTCAACCAATTCTGCCAATGATACCATTTTACAGAATTACTGTAATGCTCACAAAATTTTGTCTAAAATCAGCGGAAGATGGAAAGTTTCAATCCTTTTTGCTTTAAATGAAAATATATTGAGCTATTCAGATTTTAAAACAGCACTTCCCTCTTCGATCACAGACCGGATTTTAGCCAAACAGCTTAAGGAATTACAGGAGGCTGAACTTATCGAAAACAATAAAGACAAAACAAAGTCTGAATATTTTTTGACGGAAACCGGTAAAAAAGTTTTGAGCTTACTTCAGTATATTAATGAATTAGATTTTAATTAA
- a CDS encoding YqaE/Pmp3 family membrane protein, which produces MLLAILLPFLSFIVRGKIITGIICFILQITILGWIPAAIWAALSLQNERAEKRNEKLIRAVRENKAQF; this is translated from the coding sequence ATGTTACTCGCTATTTTACTTCCATTTTTATCATTCATTGTGAGAGGCAAAATCATTACGGGAATTATATGCTTTATTTTGCAAATTACCATTTTGGGTTGGATTCCTGCAGCGATTTGGGCAGCTTTATCGTTACAAAATGAGAGAGCTGAAAAGCGAAATGAGAAATTGATTCGTGCTGTGCGTGAAAATAAAGCTCAATTTTAA
- a CDS encoding VOC family protein — protein sequence MNLAENILAFHHYSLKVVNFDVTLKFYNALGFDEIHSWELPSFNLKKGMMLYNEKINCHIELFDKDAEIPTQGRKRNPDDEFIENSILHICFTVENAEKAREEALKIGAKDLSEGVFEISLANEKKSVEVRNSLVYSPNGEVIEFLEKVKF from the coding sequence ATGAATTTAGCCGAAAATATTCTAGCATTTCATCATTATTCTTTGAAAGTGGTCAATTTTGATGTGACCTTGAAGTTCTATAATGCATTGGGGTTTGATGAGATTCATTCTTGGGAACTGCCGTCATTTAATCTGAAAAAAGGAATGATGCTTTACAACGAAAAAATCAACTGTCATATTGAGTTATTCGATAAAGATGCTGAAATTCCGACTCAGGGAAGAAAAAGAAATCCTGATGATGAATTTATAGAAAATTCTATTTTACACATATGTTTTACTGTAGAGAATGCTGAAAAAGCAAGAGAAGAAGCATTGAAAATCGGTGCCAAAGATCTGAGTGAAGGCGTTTTTGAGATCAGTTTGGCTAACGAAAAAAAATCTGTTGAGGTAAGAAACAGTCTTGTTTACAGCCCAAATGGTGAAGTGATTGAGTTTTTAGAGAAAGTGAAATTCTGA
- a CDS encoding prolyl oligopeptidase family serine peptidase gives MNKTKINQNLIILLLITSINLFFAQKKEFRDTEVDTLTFLNNRKLLNSLNTDQFQKKIFVENDIQIPYRFLTPKNNRKNEKFPLVITFHNSTRIGNDNENQLEPFAKIWLRDEIYEKYPCYIVAPQFNKRSTNYEINGEGIQISKPSNEVFALLKLIKNLEKEYPNIDKNRIYLIGYSMGGSTAQNLMNLNPDTFAAVVSVAAVPDLSNLNKIKEKNIWLIHGKQDDENPYIGSVQLYNKLSTNKNLIFTTFTNLHHNNIVIPFLVTDEIPKWLFEKRRK, from the coding sequence ATGAACAAAACAAAAATCAACCAAAATCTAATAATACTTTTATTGATAACCAGCATAAATTTATTTTTTGCACAAAAGAAAGAATTTCGGGATACTGAAGTTGATACGCTTACATTTTTAAACAATAGAAAATTATTGAACAGTTTAAATACAGATCAATTTCAAAAGAAAATATTTGTAGAAAATGACATTCAAATTCCTTACAGATTTTTAACACCGAAAAACAACCGAAAAAACGAGAAGTTCCCTTTAGTTATCACCTTTCATAATTCTACAAGGATTGGAAATGATAATGAAAACCAACTTGAACCATTCGCAAAAATATGGTTACGAGATGAGATTTATGAGAAATACCCATGTTATATTGTTGCCCCACAGTTTAATAAACGCTCTACAAACTATGAAATTAATGGAGAAGGTATTCAAATTTCAAAACCCTCCAATGAGGTTTTTGCTTTATTGAAATTGATTAAAAATCTTGAAAAAGAATATCCCAACATTGATAAAAACAGGATTTATCTGATTGGTTATTCAATGGGAGGCTCTACCGCTCAAAACCTTATGAATTTAAATCCTGATACTTTTGCAGCTGTTGTTTCTGTTGCCGCTGTTCCTGATCTTTCAAACCTTAATAAAATTAAAGAAAAAAATATCTGGTTAATTCATGGCAAACAAGATGATGAAAACCCATATATTGGCAGCGTTCAACTCTATAATAAACTTTCCACCAACAAGAATTTGATCTTTACAACTTTCACCAATCTTCATCATAACAATATCGTGATTCCATTTTTAGTAACAGATGAAATTCCGAAATGGTTATTTGAAAAACGCAGAAAATAG
- a CDS encoding ASCH domain-containing protein produces the protein MHKFIFLFIFISLLSCNKKEIDMTAYWKEFQEKNVEYKNTSQPQSFYFCDNKKDADECADLVVKKIKQATSPSVWWFEKNKEELPKVGDLAIVTDWNGDPKAIIRTTKVEIVKYKDITPEYAQLEGEGDKTLEYWKKAHWKYYQNEMKESNEFPTEDMEIVCEYFETIW, from the coding sequence ATGCATAAATTTATATTCCTTTTTATTTTTATAAGTTTATTGTCTTGCAATAAAAAAGAAATTGATATGACAGCGTATTGGAAAGAATTTCAAGAAAAGAACGTGGAATACAAAAATACTTCACAACCACAATCATTTTACTTTTGTGACAATAAAAAAGATGCTGATGAATGTGCTGATTTAGTAGTAAAAAAAATAAAACAAGCAACTTCACCATCTGTTTGGTGGTTTGAAAAAAATAAAGAGGAACTTCCAAAAGTTGGAGACCTTGCCATTGTTACAGATTGGAATGGAGATCCTAAAGCAATAATTCGAACAACGAAAGTTGAAATTGTAAAATATAAAGACATTACACCTGAATATGCTCAACTTGAAGGTGAGGGTGATAAAACTTTAGAATATTGGAAAAAAGCTCATTGGAAATATTATCAAAATGAAATGAAAGAATCTAATGAATTTCCCACAGAAGACATGGAAATTGTATGTGAATATTTTGAAACTATTTGGTAA
- a CDS encoding GNAT family N-acetyltransferase: MKYLLTNQQTKRLLFRKLERSDFENWLELFEDVQTAKKLGMDNFKTPKERCEKWFEMTFHRYENNLSGQNVLISKENNQFVGQCGLLVREVENEFELEIAYSILPEFRGKGFAIEAARKCRDFAFESQFHNRLISIIIPENDNSKNVALKNGMTFKKKINYYDKVMDLFEIRKSNWEANLI; this comes from the coding sequence ATGAAATACCTACTTACAAACCAACAAACGAAAAGGCTTCTCTTTCGAAAATTAGAACGATCTGATTTTGAAAATTGGCTTGAACTATTCGAAGATGTGCAAACTGCAAAAAAGCTCGGAATGGATAATTTTAAAACACCAAAAGAACGCTGCGAAAAATGGTTTGAAATGACATTCCATCGATATGAAAATAATCTTAGCGGGCAAAATGTGTTGATTTCAAAAGAAAACAATCAATTTGTTGGTCAATGCGGTTTATTAGTTCGTGAAGTTGAAAATGAGTTTGAACTAGAGATCGCCTACTCTATTTTGCCAGAGTTTCGGGGAAAAGGTTTTGCTATTGAAGCAGCAAGAAAATGCAGAGATTTTGCTTTTGAAAGTCAGTTTCATAATCGATTGATTTCAATTATAATTCCAGAAAACGATAATTCTAAAAATGTGGCATTGAAAAACGGAATGACCTTTAAGAAAAAAATCAATTATTATGATAAAGTAATGGACCTGTTTGAAATAAGAAAAAGTAATTGGGAAGCAAATCTCATTTAA
- a CDS encoding DUF4919 domain-containing protein, translating into MLKHFLFFSLIFISNFSFSQQKKYEAPNYKVIQKNIENKDSEFYYPKLIDKLKANDTLITNDQYKHLYFGYTFQKEYHPYKISENEKKLNPYFQKKDLKKTDYAEIIKISNAALKEFPINLRVMNFLAYIYHLDGNEAMASKVSRNFYGLFGAIFSSGDGRDYTTGFHVITVNHEYVVMNILQLEIASQGLSGDCDYISLEKDKYKLPGVYFNITKLKEKGFDF; encoded by the coding sequence ATGCTAAAACATTTTCTTTTCTTCTCACTGATTTTTATATCAAATTTTTCTTTTTCTCAACAAAAAAAATATGAAGCTCCCAATTACAAAGTCATTCAGAAAAATATTGAGAATAAAGATTCGGAATTTTATTATCCGAAATTGATAGATAAGCTGAAAGCTAATGATACGCTTATTACCAATGATCAATACAAACATTTGTATTTTGGATATACTTTTCAGAAAGAGTATCATCCGTATAAAATCTCTGAAAATGAGAAAAAACTTAACCCTTATTTTCAAAAGAAAGATTTGAAAAAAACTGATTATGCCGAAATTATAAAAATCTCTAATGCTGCACTGAAAGAATTCCCTATCAATCTTCGGGTGATGAATTTTCTCGCCTACATTTATCATCTAGATGGAAATGAAGCGATGGCAAGCAAAGTTTCTCGTAATTTTTATGGTTTATTCGGTGCTATTTTTAGTTCAGGAGACGGAAGAGATTATACTACAGGGTTTCACGTAATTACCGTGAATCATGAATATGTTGTGATGAATATTTTACAGTTAGAAATTGCTTCGCAAGGTTTATCGGGTGATTGTGATTATATAAGTTTAGAAAAAGACAAATATAAATTGCCGGGAGTTTATTTTAATATTACAAAACTCAAGGAAAAAGGGTTTGATTTTTAA
- a CDS encoding carboxypeptidase-like regulatory domain-containing protein encodes MKELIYILFLLSSFLSFAQESKKDKKAIRGFVFDDPYFINTPLPLVEADITIIGTKRKTTTDADGRFEIEAAEGEKLLISGLGIKTTEILIESNNCYKVILQSNIFDVFIPKKIARKNKRQERKIERKVKRKIKKGFYDCLD; translated from the coding sequence ATGAAAGAGCTCATTTACATATTATTTTTACTTTCCTCTTTTTTGTCTTTCGCCCAGGAATCGAAAAAAGATAAAAAAGCAATTCGGGGGTTTGTTTTTGACGATCCCTACTTTATAAATACGCCGCTTCCGCTAGTTGAGGCCGATATTACTATAATTGGAACTAAAAGAAAAACTACTACTGATGCAGATGGAAGATTCGAAATTGAAGCGGCAGAAGGTGAAAAATTACTTATTTCGGGGTTGGGAATTAAAACCACAGAAATCTTAATTGAATCTAATAATTGTTATAAAGTCATTTTACAATCAAATATATTTGATGTGTTTATCCCCAAAAAAATTGCAAGAAAGAATAAACGTCAGGAACGAAAAATTGAACGAAAAGTAAAACGAAAAATAAAAAAAGGTTTTTATGATTGTTTAGATTAA